Proteins co-encoded in one Elusimicrobiota bacterium genomic window:
- a CDS encoding glycosyltransferase family 9 protein — protein MRELYPGAYITWVVDDRCAEILEGNTAINQLLIFPRFALIQAVRAGKYGLAAELLSDFTKILRSRKYDLSLDLHGLFKSAVIALIAGAKLKVGSSSTNGMREGSWIVSKQVKRADNAGHCIVRHLEAIKYLGGDITKKVFEINISENERVFIDNLLKKNGVNTAGKVVVFHVGGGWASRRWLPEKFAELADKLVEQYKIIPVFVGGEVGGKAEVGLVESVIALMKTKALDFANMLTLKQYSALLKRSVMFIGNEAGPMHIAGALGVPVVAIIGPTDPGRTGPYGDKNIVVRKKVNCAPCRKRDCQLRICIDKISVEEVFNAAGKWMIDG, from the coding sequence TTGAGAGAATTGTATCCCGGTGCTTATATTACTTGGGTTGTGGATGACCGCTGTGCTGAGATTTTAGAAGGTAATACTGCGATAAATCAACTGCTGATTTTTCCGAGGTTTGCGTTGATACAAGCAGTACGCGCTGGTAAGTACGGCCTTGCTGCTGAGTTGTTATCGGATTTCACGAAAATACTTAGATCAAGAAAATATGATTTATCACTTGACCTCCACGGGTTGTTTAAGTCTGCTGTGATCGCGTTGATAGCCGGTGCAAAACTAAAGGTCGGTTCTTCAAGTACCAACGGTATGCGGGAAGGGAGCTGGATTGTTTCTAAACAAGTTAAGAGAGCGGATAATGCCGGGCATTGTATTGTCCGTCATCTTGAAGCCATAAAATATCTTGGCGGGGATATTACAAAAAAAGTATTTGAAATTAATATCAGTGAAAACGAAAGAGTTTTTATCGATAATTTACTGAAAAAAAATGGAGTGAATACCGCGGGTAAAGTTGTGGTTTTCCATGTAGGAGGTGGATGGGCTTCACGGCGTTGGCTACCGGAAAAGTTCGCGGAGCTTGCGGATAAGTTGGTGGAACAATACAAAATAATACCTGTCTTTGTGGGTGGTGAAGTTGGGGGTAAAGCTGAGGTTGGTTTAGTGGAAAGTGTGATTGCATTGATGAAAACTAAAGCGCTGGATTTCGCGAATATGTTAACCCTCAAACAATACTCAGCATTGCTGAAACGGTCCGTTATGTTTATAGGTAATGAAGCCGGGCCAATGCATATCGCAGGTGCTTTGGGTGTGCCGGTAGTAGCGATTATCGGGCCAACGGATCCTGGCCGTACAGGGCCTTACGGGGATAAAAATATTGTTGTACGCAAAAAAGTGAATTGCGCGCCGTGCCGGAAGAGGGATTGTCAACTGCGTATCTGTATTGATAAAATTTCAGTTGAAGAAGTTTTTAATGCTGCAGGGAAGTGGATGATTGATGGATAA
- a CDS encoding glycosyltransferase family 9 protein yields MDNINNVLVIKLSSIGDIIHTVPAVNSIKKSYPSVNIDWVVDDRCADILKIVPNLRRNLVFNRKKWSRARTLAQGSEVVKEHSVFVRTLREAEYDYILDFQGLAVSAYVSILSRGKKRLGVANLRELSWLVSQRVSKDGPAVHAVERGLALARKIGADVSKPGYDLRVIAEDNEWVTGILNKK; encoded by the coding sequence ATGGATAATATAAATAACGTTTTGGTTATTAAACTGAGTTCCATTGGAGATATTATTCATACAGTACCGGCAGTGAATTCAATAAAAAAAAGCTACCCATCTGTTAATATTGACTGGGTCGTGGATGATAGATGCGCGGATATTCTTAAGATAGTACCGAATTTGCGGAGAAACTTGGTGTTTAACCGCAAAAAATGGTCACGTGCGAGAACATTAGCGCAGGGAAGTGAGGTTGTTAAAGAACATAGTGTTTTTGTTAGAACCTTACGTGAGGCTGAGTATGATTATATCCTGGATTTCCAGGGCTTAGCGGTATCCGCTTATGTGTCTATTCTCTCGCGCGGGAAAAAAAGGTTGGGGGTAGCAAACCTACGGGAATTAAGTTGGTTGGTATCGCAAAGGGTTAGTAAAGATGGCCCGGCGGTACATGCAGTTGAGCGTGGATTAGCGCTTGCTAGAAAAATCGGTGCGGATGTGTCAAAGCCGGGATATGATTTAAGAGTTATTGCGGAAGATAATGAATGGGTGACCGGTATATTAAATAAAAAA
- a CDS encoding 3-deoxy-D-manno-octulosonic acid transferase translates to MFLIYSIIFIILAPVLLLLFLLLNPGRFYKEFASSLSERLGFPEVTPAVEGVKVVWIHAASVGEVQTVEPLIRCLRSMSKSRIYIHLSVNTSAAREIARDRKLADSVGYAPVDLMLCVNRYYKTVKPVVLVLTETEIWPNMIQRSKVYGTKVVIVNGRISSRTLNWYKLLKPFFKNVFAKVNKILARGETDAARFIEIGAGKDIIEVTGNMKFDQLRVGEANNTNKIKTYKSFGVTPDKLIFVAGSVREKEESLVVETYHRLLSVYPELKLIIALRHNERVGVVEDLLFKYGVSYNYYSKIKSVDEKYGCQSVIIDTYGVLKHAYSIATVVFVGGSLVPAGGHNVLEPAAMGKPVIFGKYMDNFEQPAEKLVKSTAGVMVNNEEELYSQLLNLFKDAQLRKSLGDNAVRVVETFRGASERNCKYICDTLGI, encoded by the coding sequence ATGTTTCTGATTTACAGTATAATTTTTATTATTTTAGCGCCGGTATTATTGCTGCTTTTTCTTTTGCTGAATCCCGGAAGGTTCTACAAAGAGTTTGCGAGTTCTTTGTCTGAGCGGTTAGGATTTCCAGAGGTTACTCCCGCAGTGGAGGGTGTTAAGGTTGTATGGATTCACGCTGCGTCTGTCGGTGAGGTACAGACAGTGGAACCGTTAATCCGGTGCTTGAGGTCAATGTCTAAATCAAGAATTTATATTCATTTGTCGGTTAATACTTCTGCTGCGAGAGAAATTGCGCGGGATCGAAAACTCGCGGATAGTGTCGGATACGCGCCGGTAGATTTGATGCTTTGCGTTAACCGTTATTACAAAACAGTGAAGCCCGTGGTGCTGGTATTGACTGAGACAGAAATTTGGCCGAATATGATACAGCGGAGTAAGGTGTATGGAACAAAAGTTGTTATTGTGAACGGTAGGATATCGTCAAGGACGTTGAATTGGTATAAATTACTAAAACCTTTTTTTAAGAACGTTTTTGCTAAAGTTAATAAAATCCTTGCCCGCGGGGAGACGGATGCCGCGAGATTTATTGAAATAGGTGCCGGAAAAGATATTATTGAAGTTACGGGTAATATGAAGTTTGACCAGTTACGGGTTGGTGAAGCGAATAATACTAACAAAATTAAAACCTATAAATCGTTTGGGGTAACCCCGGATAAGCTAATTTTTGTTGCGGGTAGTGTACGGGAGAAAGAAGAAAGTTTGGTAGTAGAAACATATCACCGGTTATTATCAGTGTATCCGGAATTAAAGTTAATTATTGCGTTGAGGCATAATGAACGGGTTGGGGTGGTGGAAGACCTGTTGTTTAAATACGGAGTCAGCTACAATTATTATTCTAAGATAAAAAGCGTTGATGAAAAGTATGGGTGCCAAAGTGTGATTATTGATACTTATGGGGTATTGAAGCACGCATATTCCATAGCGACAGTAGTATTTGTGGGAGGTAGTTTAGTTCCTGCCGGGGGACATAATGTTCTGGAACCCGCAGCAATGGGTAAGCCTGTTATTTTCGGGAAATATATGGATAATTTTGAGCAGCCTGCGGAGAAGTTGGTTAAAAGTACTGCCGGGGTTATGGTTAATAATGAGGAAGAACTGTACTCACAGTTGCTTAATTTATTTAAGGATGCGCAGTTACGGAAGTCGCTTGGGGATAATGCTGTGCGTGTAGTTGAAACTTTCCGCGGGGCATCTGAACGTAATTGTAAATATATTTGTGACACTCTGGGAATATAA
- a CDS encoding lysophospholipid acyltransferase family protein, producing MVREFLLSSLARLYINLVCFTSKNVFLNKQVVEEEYQNGKNVVYAFWHGRQAWLVHSHREKGIVVMTSLSRDGDIQAKIMSGFGYNIVRGSSTRGGVHALREMVRDAGKYDIAFAVDGPRGPVDEVKSGVIVAARLLKRKIIPVTTAVKKKVLFKKAWDLYQLPLLFNYGVVFYGNPVTVTKEDDINTKTVELQNELKRITQLADEVVNTRNVMEKS from the coding sequence ATGGTGCGCGAATTTTTGTTGTCCTCACTTGCCAGGTTGTATATTAACCTTGTGTGCTTCACATCAAAAAATGTGTTCTTGAATAAACAGGTTGTGGAAGAAGAATATCAAAATGGGAAGAATGTTGTCTATGCATTTTGGCATGGCCGTCAAGCATGGCTTGTGCATTCGCATAGAGAGAAAGGAATTGTTGTTATGACAAGCCTTTCCCGGGATGGAGATATTCAGGCGAAGATTATGTCAGGGTTTGGGTATAACATAGTCCGCGGGTCAAGTACACGCGGCGGAGTACATGCGCTGCGGGAAATGGTTAGGGATGCGGGTAAGTATGATATCGCGTTCGCAGTGGACGGCCCGCGGGGTCCTGTTGATGAAGTAAAATCCGGTGTTATAGTTGCAGCTAGGTTGCTTAAACGCAAAATTATACCTGTTACAACAGCAGTGAAGAAAAAAGTTTTGTTTAAGAAAGCATGGGATTTGTATCAGTTGCCGTTATTGTTTAATTATGGCGTGGTGTTTTACGGGAATCCTGTTACTGTAACAAAAGAGGATGATATTAATACAAAAACCGTTGAGTTGCAAAACGAACTTAAAAGGATTACACAGTTAGCGGATGAAGTTGTTAATACAAGAAATGTTATGGAGAAATCTTGA